A single region of the Amphiura filiformis chromosome 7, Afil_fr2py, whole genome shotgun sequence genome encodes:
- the LOC140157302 gene encoding uncharacterized protein has translation MHVLLECPERYKLFSNKTHREEIDANRDAAEVVETTHENVKSSNPVDSSPTTCTDVNIENLNKQIPDIVGDEKRRISTRAKALHSSNEHASFDDIRNKAHGDRAVVCKICGRRVSNRRVLKKHEMTHKKDMQRQSETGQFECSFCFNRYDVKKHLSAHTHNLCLLRNKQDYVEHTCSICLTTFENEEHLSIHQRSHVVHVTVTEDDKQIKLRQQSGNSTDVEFDEVKCEGLDKNIGRDGTKLEEIGTDIQDDIETNMKDDSKEVEETQKVCSSCNVEFTSTAALKEHQKRVSLTELKYPQQCPMCSGNRPVIVSECQYLQHKKQFKLLCQFCGKHFKDNKDLERHIKQLHNYQNKKECPGCHGIFGRKEYMQHVEYNRKEVECLDRKCLSCGRVLTSPAAVNSHAKHYNIKCNICWQHFQDEDRLTEHRKQYHNVYNTKCRSEQDSYHWCKHCDKFFEKASLLSAHVKSVLEEESSGSLLCSWEYKYSTCLRCGVSYTKDSDYRLHKFNWRHECHSCHQHFQRKKKLKRHYQHMHASKDRCNIFRCKYCGQSFDTFKEKIKHKQKTKRGGNYKGKFPLPCEDCNEMLDTVCQLDVHRARHGKLPAIVSCRFCRGQFTKITKGGIYLHSYTINEKCAVCDIQLHSTCQKRIHKKTKCHRQLLCMYCGAQHKTRSDKNDHENGCSILGQARCSVCCVDLACCQITDHRQHVEDRMKGKCCAYCLEAIPSEGRRIPQHQKLQDKPYLCSCGVTIEAKCQKKLHGGKFVCCKCGAHYGTYQDLIAHLVKYNICNVSTTNTAAKDNSELVSKRSLIEIATWNTVEEEGKTIYVCLYCGDKVNTYEEMMEHKSTFKYECPQCKKHFRTPLAASHHFKKVNHETAMSEGRKTVLEETEEATGQKRDKTNGPTGMKKREACKVEDDILTQYWQQSVCDWLYKREKESEPHTQRSTVEFQIGFEEYSIFTNTSNVNEDIVLDENEAQRYPVSSSNEIPVMASNSGLSTIESMFTSLESSFGTIKSILTSCEAKSVEPQPAEEWENDIKVPHQAIEEQYTCIHCKKQFISSYLYERHLASEDQDTKGVLYACTKCDRSFDVVCGLEYHIACMCKHCGMHYSNMDARLNHEQQCINESRVTDCSISSALSKDERECALVASVKELRSWAVEDEELTQTAVGTDDASNEETGIAPEAEGMEVVSRNEVEEKRQSVHSNAVKGGTPTEKDKDDDVNTNFQIVRTVERNDAMMDSEEGKDVLSHQNDHEDEKLMTDAVETHDESEGVEFVSRNEVEEGLSSVQSKHDNVDTQTEKENDDVNTDFEIEKRVERNDAMMVSEEVKEVISHQYDHGRKSSRVRIIRKSKELSLIMSSNKPVTRKCNQRKRAVIDENKCEFCLKMLAKVPKVLYKNHPSCCQNDESLKWMRCVCLHCNLELPTKCHINFHLDRVVRCTKTKSKQRCGKHFITSVESRRHFCYRCEFCGEISFGSKNGLEKHKNNWHKPFNANLTAVPEATNFTTKSGAAERIQPVCRKQKQDPQAVTTKSHRATKAIGEETHTTVEDRLLKVVEADGESGGKTDTADEEDFESGPASVATKGANSRPLVTTKQVNSTVSVDAKGVNSRPQITTKQVSSSISVAAEGVKSRPLVTTKHTLASVISIPADTTKESNSSPLVSITEMNSRPAGTTCTTQGNSILLVTSVKKTSIPAVTTEDVNSAVCVPVDTKRKQNASTSVPLANAGNPSIVTILPGGLETLTRIERSTEKASIRRTLYIGEEADNHFVECVTINNQSYLTFNYPASHKGILTIGQQSDKKFYVLVREDQNSKSSGKMGSPRQTLVVDIGPHKVHTIEESNDVPGNNTYIVELINTLPVTSKEGPAHKTNVAVLPVAPKIPHIVTPAGLRQITQIPAGSTKLTWAPINTTIVQGENSRPRTTTKPVNSMSVSAATIGANSRPLVTTKQVTSAVATKEVNPSAASTNFDVLPGGLVDLANIELAVEKSSIRKTVLIGEEAENHFVECVTINNKSYLTFNYPASHKGILTFGQQSDKKFYVLVREDQNSKPSGKMGSPRRALVVDIGQHKVHTIEDLNDSPGNNTYKVSLIKPVPVTSKEGPTHKTNVAVLPVGLVDLANSEVGAEKSSIRKTVFIGEKASNYFAVTSKPANSTPVVLKEVSSTLPISTNRVDSRPLVTTKQGNSTVSVAAKGANSRPLITTNQGNLTVVVAAKGVNPGPPVTTKQVNSAVSVAAKGVNPGPLVTTKQVTPPVAIKEMNSLLCVHVPLDTKDNEKASTSRPLDTENSRNPPITNTLFSVVPGGLIGFTDILFDTKQASLTNTLLLGEKATNHFVEWVKVDNESYLKFNHPGNHTAGVITSCAELDDGKKRLSVTIRPNSKSEGPSRREALVVKIGQHKVHTAKVNALNRPIMHVYSVDLSL, from the coding sequence ATGCATGTACTGCTTGAATGCCCTGAGAGATACAAACTATTCTCAAATAAGACGCACAGAGAGGAGATAGATGCCAACAGAGATGCAGCAGAGGTAGTTGAAACAACACACGAAAATGTGAAATCTAGCAACCCTGTAGACAGTTCTCCTACAACATGTACAGATGTAAATATTGAGAATTTGAATAAGCAAATACCTGATATTGTGGGAGATGAAAAACGGAGAATATCTACAAGAGCAAAGGCTTTACACAGTAGTAATGAACACGCTTCATTTGATGACATAAGGAACAAAGCACATGGTGATCGAGCAGTTGTCTGTAAAATATGCGGCAGGAGAGTTAGTAACCGACGTGTGttaaaaaaacatgaaatgaCTCATAAAAAGGACATGCAGCGGCAGTCTGAGACTGGCCAATTTGAGTGTTCATTTTGTTTCAACCGTTATGATGTAAAGAAACACTTATCTGCACACACACATAATTTATGTTTACTACGAAACAAGCAAGATTATGTGGAACACACTTGCAGCATTTGCCTCACAACATTTGAAAATGAGGAGCATTTAAGTATACATCAAAGGTCCCATGTTGTTCATGTGACAGTCACAGAAGATGATAAGCAGATAAAGTTGAGACAACAGTCAGGAAACAGTACAGATGTGGagtttgatgaagtaaaatgtgaGGGGTTAGACAAGAATATTGGAAGAGATGGCACAAAACTTGAAGAAATTGGCACAGATATTCAAGACGATATTGAGACAAATATGAAGGATGACAGCAAAGAAGTGGAGGAGACACAGAAGGTATGTAGCAGTTGCAATGTGGAGTTCACTTCTACAGCAGCCTTGAAGGAACACCAGAAACGTGTGTCATTGACTGAATTAAAGTACCCACAACAGTGCCCGATGTGCAGTGGTAATAGGCCAGTAATTGTAAGTGAATGTCAGTATTTGCAACACAAAAAGCAGTTCAAGTTATTGTGTCAGTTTTGTGGAAAGCACTTTAAGGACAATAAAGATCTTGAGAGACATATAAAGCAATTGCATAACTATCAAAACAAGAAGGAATGTCCTGGGTGTCATGGAATCTTTGGTCGGAAAGAGTATATGCAGCATGTTGAGTACAACAGAAAGGAAGTAGAGTGCTTAGACCGCAAATGTTTGTCATGCGGAAGAGTATTGACAAGTCCAGCGGCAGTAAACTCCCATGCAAAGCATTACAATATTAAGTGTAATATTTGTTGGCAACATTTTCAAGACGAGGACAGGCTGACAGAGCATAGAAAGCAGTATCACAATGTCTATAATACAAAATGCAGATCGGAGCAAGACTCGTATCACTGGTGCAAGCATTGTGATAAGTTCTTTGAGAAAGCCAGCCTACTTTCAGCCCATGTGAAGAGTGTATTGGAAGAAGAATCATCTGGAAGCCTTTTATGTTCATGGGAATATAAATACTCAACCTGCTTGCGTTGTGGAGTAAGCTATACAAAGGATTCAGATTACAGGCTACATAAATTTAATTGGAGGCATGAATGTCATAGTTGTCATCAgcattttcaaagaaaaaaaaagctcaAGCGTCATTATCAGCACATGCATGCTTCGAAAGACCGTTGCAACATTTTTAGGTGCAAATATTGTGGGCAGTCATTTGACACATTCAAAGAAAagataaaacataaacaaaaaacaaagcgtGGTGGCAACTATAAAGGTAAATTTCCATTACCATGTGAAGACTGTAATGAAATGCTAGACACAGTATGTCAACTAGATGTCCATAGAGCAAGGCATGGCAAACTTCCGGCTATCGTATCATGCAGGTTTTGTCGTGGACAGTTTACAAAGATAACAAAAGGAGGGATTTACCTGCATTCATATACAATAAACGAGAAGTGTGCGGTTTGTGATATTCAACTTCATAGCACCTGTCAAAAGAGGATCCATAAGAAAACAAAATGTCATAGACAACTTCTATGTATGTATTGTGGAGCTCAGCACAAAACTAGGTCTGATAAAAATGACCATGAGAATGGGTGTTCTATACTGGGGCAGGCTAGGTGTAGTGTGTGCTGTGTGGATTTGGCATGCTGTCAAATTACTGATCATAGGCAACATGTTGAAGACAGAATGAAAGGCAAGTGTTGTGCATATTGCCTAGAAGCTATTCCATCAGAAGGCCGCAGGATTCCTCAACATCAAAAGTTACAAGACAAACCCTACTTGTGCAGCTGCGGTGTGACCATTGAAGCAAAGTGCCAAAAGAAACTTCATGGGGGGAAGTTTGTATGCTGTAAGTGTGGTGCACATTATGGAACATATCAAGATCTTATTGCTCATTTGGTGAAGTACAACATTTGTAATGTGAGCACAACAAACACTGCAGCAAAAGATAATTCTGAATTGGTGAGTAAAAGGTCGTTAATAGAGATAGCAACATGGAATACTGTTGAAGAGGAAGGAAAGACAATCTATGTGTGTTTGTATTGTGGAGACAAAGTCAATACATATGAAGAAATGATGGAGCACAAATCAACCTTTAAGTACGAATGTCCTCAATGCAAGAAGCATTTCAGGACTCCACTGGCAGCCAGTCATCATTTTAAGAAGGTAAATCATGAAACTGCTATGTCTGAAGGAAGGAAAACTGTTTTAGAGGAAACTGAAGAAGCTACAGGTCAGAAGAGAGACAAAACAAATGGACCTACAGGTATGAAGAAGAGAGAGGCATGCAAAGTAGAAGATGACATTTTGACACAATATTGGCAGCAGTCTGTATGTGATTGGCTTTACAAACGAGAAAAAGAAAGCGAACCGCATACACAAAGATCAACTGTGgaatttcaaattggttttgaggAGTATAGTATTTTTACCAACACGAGCAATGTCAATGAAGATATTGTATTGGATGAAAATGAAGCTCAACGATATCCAGTATCTAGTAGTAATGAGATACCAGTAATGGCTAGTAACTCAGGGCTTAGTACAATTGAATCAATGTTTACATCATTGGAGTCTTCGTTTGGTACAATCAAATCAATCTTGACATCATGTGAAGCCAAGAGTGTGGAGCCACAACCCGCAGAAGAATGGGAAAATGATATCAAAGTACCACACCAAGCGATTGAAGAGCAATACACTTGTATTCATTGCAAGAAACAGTTCATATCTAGTTATTTATACGAGCGGCATCTTGCAAGTGAAGATCAAGACACCAAAGGAGTTTTGTACGCATGTACAAAATGTGACAGATCATTTGATGTGGTATGTGGCTTAGAGTATCATATAGCGTGTATGTGTAAACATTGTGGAATGCATTACAGTAATATGGATGCCAGATTGAATCATGAGCAGCAATGTATAAATGAAAGCAGAGTTACAGATTGCAGCATCTCCAGTGCATTGTCCAAGGATGAAAGGGAATGTGCGTTAGTTGCATCTGTAAAAGAATTAAGATCATGGGCTGTGGAAGACGAAGAATTGACGCAGACAGCTGTTGGAACAGATGATGCAAGTAACGAAGAAACAGGGATTGCACCTGAAGCTGAAGGTATGGAGGTTGTTTCTAGAAATGAGGTTGAAGAAAAAAGGCAATCTGTGCATTCTAATGCAGTTAAAGGTGGCACACCAACTGAAAAGGATAAAGATGATGATGTTAATACAAATTTTCAGATTGTAAGGACAGTAGAGAGAAATGATGCCATGATGGACAGTGAAGAAGGGAAAGATGTACTTTCCCACCAAAATGATCATGAGGATGAAAAATTAATGACTGATGCTGTTGAAACACATGATGAAAGTGAAGGGGTGGAGTTTGTTTCTAGAAATGAAGTTGAAGAGGGATTGTCTTCTGTGCAATCTAAACATGACAATGTTGATACACAAACTGAAAAGGAGAATGATGATGTCAATACAGATTTTGAGATAGAAAAGAGAGTAGAGCGTAATGATGCAATGATGGTCAGTGAAGAAGTGAAAGAAGTAATTTCCCATCAATATGACCATGGAAGAAAGTCAAGTAGGGTGAGGATTATTAGGAAAAGTAAAGAACTATCTCTAATAATGAGCTCAAATAAGCCAGTAACAAGAAAATGTAATCAACGAAAGAGAGCAGTGATAGATGAAAATAAGTGTGAGTTCTGTTTGAAGATGTTGGCAAAGGTTCCGAAAGTACTGTACAAAAACCACCCATCATGTTGTCAGAATGATGAGTCTTTAAAGTGGATGAGATGTGTCTGCCTACACTGCAACCTGGAATTACCCACCAAATGTCACATCAATTTTCATCTTGATAGAGTTGTAAGGTGTACTAAAACTAAATCGAAGCAACGTTGTGGAAAGCATTTTATCACATCTGTAGAAAGTCGCAGGCACTTCTGTTACAGATGTGAATTTTGCGGGGAAATCAGTTTTGGTTCAAAAAATGGTTTGGAAAAGCATAAAAACAATTGGCACAAACCCTTTAATGCTAATTTGACTGCAGTGCCTGAAGCAACTAACTTCACAACAAAATCAGGTGCAGCTGAAAGAATACAGCCAGTTTGTAGAAAGCAAAAGCAGGATCCACAAGCAGTCACAACAAAGAGCCATAGAGCAACTAAGGCCATTGGAGAGGAAACGCACACCACAGTGGAAGATAGGCTGTTGAAAGTGGTGGAAGCAGATGGTGAAAGTGGAGGAAAAACAGACACAGCAGATGAAGAAGATTTTGAAAGTGGTCCAGCATCTGTAGCCACAAAAGGAGCAAACTCAAGACCACTGGTCACCACAAAACAAGTGAACTCAACAGTATCTGTTGATGCAAAAGGAGTAAACTCAAGACCACAGATCACCACAAAACAAGTGAGCTCATCAATATCTGTTGCTGCAGAAGGAGTGAAATCAAGACCACTGGTCACTACAAAACATACATTGGCAAGTGTGATCTCAATACCAGCTGATACCACAAAAGAAAGTAACTCAAGTCCACTGGTCTCCATAACAGAAATGAATTCAAGACCAGCGGGTACTACGTGTACAACACAAGGGAACTCAATACTACTGGTTACTTCAGTAAAAAAGACATCAATACCAGCCGTAACCACTGAAGATGTGAACTCAGCTGTATGTGTGCCTGTTGATACCAAAAGAAAACAGAACGCATCTACGTCTGTGCCACTTGCCAATGCTGGAAACCCATCAATTGTTACTATTTTGCCAGGTGGTTTGGAAACGCTGACTAGAATTGAACGTAGTACAGAGAAAGCGTCAATCAGAAGAACACTTTATATTGGAGAGGAAGCAGACAACCATTTTGTTGAATGTGTCACTATAAATAACCAAAGTTACCTGACATTCAATTATCCAGCAAGTCATAAGGGGATATTAACTATTGGACAACAAAGTGACAAGAAATTCTATGTTTTGGTCCGTGAAGATCAGAACAGTAAATCAAGTGGTAAAATGGGGAGTCCTAGGCAAACACTTGTGGTTGACATTGGACCGCATAAAGTACACACCATTGAGGAGTCGAATGATGTACCTGGTAACAATACATATATAGTGGAGTTGATAAACACACTACCTGTTACTTCAAAAGAAGGACCTGCACATAAAACAAATGTTGCTGTTTTACCTGTTGCACCTAAGATACCACATATTGTTACACCAGCAGGGTTGAGGCAAATAACTCAAATACCAGCAGGGTCAACAAAGCTAACTTGGGCTCCAATAAATACAACTATAGTGCAAGGAGAGAACTCAAGACCACGGACGACCACAAAACCAGTGAACTCTATGTCAGTATCTGCTGCCACAATAGGAGCAAACTCAAGACCACTGGTCACCACAAAACAAGTAACATCAGCTGTTGCTACTAAAGAGGTGAACCCATCTGCTGCCAGTACAAATTTTGACGTTTTACCCGGTGGTTTGGTAGACCTTGCTAACATTGAGCTTGCTGTAGAGAAATCATCCATCAGAAAAACAGTTTTAATTGGAGAGGAAGCAGAAAACCATTTTGTTGAATGTGTCACTATAAATAACAAAAGTTACCTGACATTCAATTATCCAGCAAGTCATAAGGGGATATTAACTTTTGGACAACAAAGTGACAAGAAATTCTATGTATTGGTCCGTGAAGATCAGAACAGTAAACCAAGTGGTAAAATGGGGAGTCCTAGACGAGCACTTGTGGTTGATATTGGACAGCATAAAGTACACACTATTGAGGATTTGAATGATTCACCTGGTAACAATACATATAAAGTGTCGTTGATAAAACCAGTACCTGTTACTTCAAAAGAAGGACCTACACATAAAACAAATGTTGCCGTTTTACCAGTTGGTTTGGTAGACCTTGCTAACAGTGAAGTTGGAGCAGAGAAATCATCAATCAGAAAAACAGTTTTCATCGGTGAGAAAGCAAGCAACTATTTTGCAGTCACCTCAAAGCCAGCGAACTCAACTCCTGTCGTGTTAAAGGAAGTGAGCTCAACTCTACCAATTTCCACAAACCGAGTCGACTCCAGACCACTGGTCACCACAAAACAAGGGAACTCAACAGTATCTGTAGCTGCAAAAGGAGCAAACTCAAGACCACTGATCACCACAAATCAAGGTAACTTAACAGTAGTTGTTGCTGCAAAAGGAGTGAACCCAGGACCACCGGTCACCACAAAACAAGTAAACTCAGCAGTATCTGTTGCTGCAAAAGGAGTGAACCCAGGACCACTGGTCACCACAAAACAAGTAACACCACCTGTTGCTATCAAAGAGATGAACTCATTATTATGTGTACATGTACCTCTTGATACCAAAGACAATGAGAAGGCATCTACATCTAGACCACTTGACACTGAAAATAGCAGAAACCCACCAATTACCaacacattattttctgttgttCCAGGTGGTTTGATAGGATTTACTGACATTTTATTTGATACAAAGCAGGCATCCCTTACAAATACACTTTTACTCGGAGAGAAGGCAACAAACCATTTTGTAGAATGGGTTAAGGTTGATAATGAAAGTTACCTGAAATTTAATCATCCAGGAAATCATACTGCTGGGGTTATCACTTCATGTGCGGAACTTGACGATGGAAAGAAGCGATTGTCAGTGACAATTAGGCCCAATTCTAAAAGTGAGGGCCCAAGTCGTAGGGAAGCACTTGTGGTGAAAATTGGACAGCATAAAGTTCACACTGCAAAAGTGAATGcactaaataggcctataatgcatgTTTATTCAGTGGATTTGTCATTATAA